ATCGGCACCAGCAAGATCGCCTGCATGATCGCGCGGCTGAAGCCGTGCCCGCCGAATGAGGCGCTGCGCGGCCGCAGCCATGCCGTCGAGCTGATCGGCTACAGCCAGATCCAGTCGCGCGGCGTCAAGGCCGCCGCGGTGGTCGATCTTGCCGAATGCGAGCAGGCGGTGCGCCAGGCGGTGGCGCTGGCCGAACGCATGGCCAAGGTCCGGGTCGAGTCGGTGCTGCTCTCGGTCTCGGGCGGCCGGCTGCAGGGTCATCTGGTCGAGGCCGCGGCCGACATCAAGGGCGGCGCGGTCACGCAGGCCGACGTCACCCGCATCACCTCCGCCGGCATGCGCCACGCCACCGGCGAGGGCCGCACCGTGCTGCATGCGTTGCCGGTCAGCTACGCGCTCGACGGCGTCAAGGGCATTCGCGATCCCAGGGGCATGGTGGCGCGGCAGTTCGGCGTCGACATGAACGTGGTCACGTCGGATGCTACCGTGGCCAAGAACCTGATGCTGGTGGTCGAGCGCTGCCATCTCAACGTCGAAGCCATGGCGGCGAGTCCTTATGTCGCAGGCCTTTCGGTTCTGACCGACGACGAGGCCGATATCGGCGCCGCCGTGGTCGAAATGGGGGCGGGCACCACCACCATCGCCACCTATTCCGGCGGGCGCTTCGTGCATGCCAGCGGATTTGCGGTCGGCGGGCAACACATCACCATGGATCTTGCGCGCGGCCTCTCGGCATGCATTGCGGATGCCGAGCGAATCAAGACGTTATATGGCACCGTGCTGACCGGCGGGTCCGACGCGCGTGAGTTGATGTCCGTGCCGGCGGCCGGCGACAACGAGCGGGATGCACCGCAGATCGTGTCTCGAGCCACGATCGCGAACATCGTCCGGCACCGCGCCGAGGAGATTTTTGAGATGGTCAGGGACCGGCTCGCGGATTCCCCCTTTGCGGCAGAGCCGAGGGCGCGGGTTGTCTTGAGCGGCGGCGCTTCGCAGCTCACCGGCCTTCCCGAACTGGCGACCCAGATCCTCGGCCGGCCGGTGCGCATCGGCCGTCCGCTCGGCTTCGGCCGGCTGCCCAACGAGGCGAAAAGTGCGTCGTTCGCGGTGCCTTCGGGCCTCCTGGTCTATCCGCAATACGCTCACCTTGAACATGTCGAACCGCGGCATACGCGGCAGCTCAGGACAGGGACTGACGGTTATTTCGGAAAGGTCGGACGATGGCTTCGCGAGGGCTTCTGATGAATCGTTTCCGCACCCTTCGGCTTTCACCAACTCCCGCGGCCGCCGGCCGGGGCGAACCAACGCGCGCGTCGTAATCGAGAGGCAACCATGGCACTCAATCTTACCCCCCCTGACATCAGCGAGCTGAAACCGCGGATCACCGTCTTCGGCGTCGGTGGAGCTGGCGGCAATGCCGTCAACAACATGATCACCGCCGGGCTTCAGGGTGTCGATTTCGTCGTCGCCAACACAGATGCGCAGGCGCTCACCATGTCGAAGGCGCAGCGCATCATCCAGATGGGCACCCAGGTCACCCAGGGCTTAGGGGCCGGTTCGCAGCCGGATGTCGGCGCGGCCGCGGCCCAGGAAGTCCTCGACGAAATCCGCGACCATCTCACCGGCGCCAACATGGTGTTCGTCACCGCCGGCATGGGCGGCGGCACCGGCACCGGGGCCGCCCCCGTCATCGCCAAGACCGCGCGCGAGATGGGCATCCTCACCGTCGGCGTGGTGACCAAGCCGTTCCACTTCGAGGGCCAGCGCCGCATGCGCACCGCGGAGTCCGGTATCGCCGAACTCCACAAGGTGGTCGATACGCTCTTGATCATCCCGAACCAGAACCTGTTCCGGGTCGCCAACGAAAAGACCACCTTCGCCGACGCCTTCGCGATGGCCGACCAGGTGCTCTATTCGGGCGTCGCCTGCATTACCGACCTGATGGTCAAGGAAGGCCTGATCAACCTCGACTTCGCCGACGTTCGCGCCGTGATGCGCGAAATGGGCAAGGCGATGATGGGCACCGGCGAAGCCTCCGGCGACAAGCGCGCCCTGACCGCGGCCGAGGCCGCGATCGCCAATCCGCTGATCGACGACTCCTCGATGAAGGGCGCCCGGGGGCTGCTGATCTCGATCACCGGCGGCAAGGACCTGACCCTGTTCGAGGTCGACGAAGCCGCCACCCGGATTCGCGAGGAAGTCGACCAGGACGCCAACATCATCGTCGGCGCCACCTTCGACGAGAGCCTCGACGGCATCATCCGCGTCTCCGTGGTTGCCACCGGCATCGAGCAGGCGATGATCGCGCGCAACGCCACGGCGCCGGCCGCGACCGTCACCCATGCGGCGGCGCCGGCTACCCCGGCCGCCACCACCCCGGACACCCGCCTTGCCGACCTGACGGCCCGGCTGCGCGCCGACAATGCGCGTATGGCCGAGCGCGCCCAGAAGCTAGAATCCGCCAGCCCGGCGCCGGCGGTTCCTGCCGCGCCGCAACAGCGCGCCTCCAACAGCGTCGAACGCGCGGCACTGGCGGCCATCGCCGCGGCGGTCGCCCCGGAAGTGCCGCAGCCGGTTGCCGCGCCGCTGCAGCCGGCGAACTACGGCGACGTCACGGTTCGCCCGATCGCGCAGAAGCCGACATTGTTCCCGGATCACGAGGTCGCGCGCGTCGAGCCCCCGGAGCCGGCGACGCCCGAAACCTTCATCCCGCAGGCGGCCGAGCGTCCGCCGGTTCGCGCCCCCAGGATGCCGAAGTTCGAAGACCTGCCGATGCCCGCGCAGAACGAGATCCGGCAGGCCCGCGGCGAAGTCGAGGAGGAGCATCCGCAAAAGACCCGGATGTCGCTGCTGCAGCGCCTGGCCAATGTCGGCCTCGGCCGCCGCGACGAAGAGACCGAGCCGCCGATCGCGGCCCGCGCCTCCGGTCCCTCCATGGCGCCGATGCCGCCGCTGCCGGATCGCAAGCCCCAACGCTCGGTGGCGCAGCAGATCGCGGCCCACGAGCCGGTATCCGAATATGCCCGCCGCCCGGCGCCCCAGGGATTGGACGTTCACGGCCGCCCGGCGCCTGTTGCGGCAGCGCCACAGGGCGATGATCATTTGGATATCCCGGCCTTCCTGCGCCGCCAGTCGAACTGAAGTTTGTTACAATTCTGACGACGAAAAAGGTCCCGGCCGCGCAGGCCGGGACCTTTGCTTTTGTGCGGGGAAGGTCAAAAGCGCCTCCGCCAAGCAACTGATATTCAATGATTAATTATGTATTTCGTGGTGAGGTGATGGGGCAGAAATCGTCACCGGCCGTGCCGCAATTTGGTTAAGCTTTGGCAT
The genomic region above belongs to Bradyrhizobium sediminis and contains:
- the ftsA gene encoding cell division protein FtsA, with product MTGLDRYQTPKTRPMPQKRTALVASLDIGTSKIACMIARLKPCPPNEALRGRSHAVELIGYSQIQSRGVKAAAVVDLAECEQAVRQAVALAERMAKVRVESVLLSVSGGRLQGHLVEAAADIKGGAVTQADVTRITSAGMRHATGEGRTVLHALPVSYALDGVKGIRDPRGMVARQFGVDMNVVTSDATVAKNLMLVVERCHLNVEAMAASPYVAGLSVLTDDEADIGAAVVEMGAGTTTIATYSGGRFVHASGFAVGGQHITMDLARGLSACIADAERIKTLYGTVLTGGSDARELMSVPAAGDNERDAPQIVSRATIANIVRHRAEEIFEMVRDRLADSPFAAEPRARVVLSGGASQLTGLPELATQILGRPVRIGRPLGFGRLPNEAKSASFAVPSGLLVYPQYAHLEHVEPRHTRQLRTGTDGYFGKVGRWLREGF
- the ftsZ gene encoding cell division protein FtsZ, with translation MALNLTPPDISELKPRITVFGVGGAGGNAVNNMITAGLQGVDFVVANTDAQALTMSKAQRIIQMGTQVTQGLGAGSQPDVGAAAAQEVLDEIRDHLTGANMVFVTAGMGGGTGTGAAPVIAKTAREMGILTVGVVTKPFHFEGQRRMRTAESGIAELHKVVDTLLIIPNQNLFRVANEKTTFADAFAMADQVLYSGVACITDLMVKEGLINLDFADVRAVMREMGKAMMGTGEASGDKRALTAAEAAIANPLIDDSSMKGARGLLISITGGKDLTLFEVDEAATRIREEVDQDANIIVGATFDESLDGIIRVSVVATGIEQAMIARNATAPAATVTHAAAPATPAATTPDTRLADLTARLRADNARMAERAQKLESASPAPAVPAAPQQRASNSVERAALAAIAAAVAPEVPQPVAAPLQPANYGDVTVRPIAQKPTLFPDHEVARVEPPEPATPETFIPQAAERPPVRAPRMPKFEDLPMPAQNEIRQARGEVEEEHPQKTRMSLLQRLANVGLGRRDEETEPPIAARASGPSMAPMPPLPDRKPQRSVAQQIAAHEPVSEYARRPAPQGLDVHGRPAPVAAAPQGDDHLDIPAFLRRQSN